A window from Manduca sexta isolate Smith_Timp_Sample1 chromosome 24, JHU_Msex_v1.0, whole genome shotgun sequence encodes these proteins:
- the LOC115440635 gene encoding pancreatic triacylglycerol lipase isoform X2, with product MKWDRELSPFLRILFFYSCTIEITSAAFLRCYKGTLEDYLVTPLDKPLPPTFLSCLDSNLPIMIYTFGYGGRVAGPATTAVLSAYIATRKRNVLLMDWEEEAKSGILGIALGYAFSVVPKSKKIGKEMGERLIDIVDAGYNMTHVHLVGHSLGAHVMGFAGRRSRESGHVVPRITGLDPARALFEGTFAVLRGLDRTCAKFVDIIHTDPRGYGTSVSTGTVDIWPNYSPGGTQPGCSTGSHSMFTPEDLCSHDRSWRYYVEAIAAPTTILAAGAPDYKTWATNYGKTNLTIYLGELTSTNAEGNFYFSTNSESPFSRGREGLKPSRTKPKVTGTGIFI from the exons ATGAAGTGGGACCGTGAGTTGAGTCCATTTTTGAggatcttatttttttattcct GTACCATCGAAATTACCAGCGCGGCTTTTCTCAGGTGTTATAAAGG CACGCTGGAAGACTATCTAGTGACACCGTTAGACAAGCCGCTTCCACCTACTTTCCTGTCATGTTTGGACTCAAATCTCCCAATAATGATCTACACGTTCGGTTATGGGGGGCGAGTGGCTGGCCCAGCTACCACGGCCGTCCTCTCTGCTTACATAGCTACCAGGAAACGCAACGTACTCCTGATGGACTGGGAAGAAGAAGCTAAAAGTGGAATACTAGGAATAGCATTGGGATATGCTTTCTCCGTTGTTCCAAAGTCTAAgaag ATCGGGAAAGAAATGGGAGAGAGGCTGATAGACATTGTTGACGCTGGTTATAACATGACTCATGTACACTTGGTCGGGCACTCGCTCGGCGCTCACGTCATGGGGTTCGCCGGTAGAAGATCCAGAGAGAGTGGACACGTTGTACCAAG GATCACAGGTTTAGACCCGGCTCGAGCGCTCTTCGAAGGCACGTTCGCAGTCCTGCGCGGTCTGGACCGCACCTGCGCCAAGTTCGTGGACATCATCCACACGGACCCCAGGGGCTATGGCACCAGCGTTTCGACTGGCACTGTTGACATTTGGCCCAACTACTCGCCTGGGGGCACGCAGCCTGGCTGCTCCACTGGATCTCATTCCATGTTCACTCCTGAAG ATCTATGCAGCCACGATCGTTCGTGGCGGTACTACGTAGAAGCCATCGCGGCTCCCACCACGATCCTCGCAGCTGGAGCTCCTGATTACAAAACCTGGGCAACAAACTATGGCAAAACAAATCTGACGATATATTTGGGGGAATTGACCAGCACAAA TGCTGAAGGCAACTTCTACTTCTCAACAAATTCCGAGTCTCCGTTCAGCCGAGGACGCGAAGGTCTGAAGCCAAGCAGGACGAAACCCAAAGTCACAGGAAcaggaatttttatttaa
- the LOC115440635 gene encoding pancreatic triacylglycerol lipase isoform X1, whose protein sequence is MKWDRELSPFLRILFFYSCTIEITSAAFLRCYKGTLEDYLVTPLDKPLPPTFLSCLDSNLPIMIYTFGYGGRVAGPATTAVLSAYIATRKRNVLLMDWEEEAKSGILGIALGYAFSVVPKSKKIGKEMGERLIDIVDAGYNMTHVHLVGHSLGAHVMGFAGRRSRESGHVVPRITGLDPARALFEGTFAVLRGLDRTCAKFVDIIHTDPRGYGTSVSTGTVDIWPNYSPGGTQPGCSTGSHSMFTPEDTDFEHRTHNITDILKVTNVKYLKEILRHVLRKPNLCSHDRSWRYYVEAIAAPTTILAAGAPDYKTWATNYGKTNLTIYLGELTSTNAEGNFYFSTNSESPFSRGREGLKPSRTKPKVTGTGIFI, encoded by the exons ATGAAGTGGGACCGTGAGTTGAGTCCATTTTTGAggatcttatttttttattcct GTACCATCGAAATTACCAGCGCGGCTTTTCTCAGGTGTTATAAAGG CACGCTGGAAGACTATCTAGTGACACCGTTAGACAAGCCGCTTCCACCTACTTTCCTGTCATGTTTGGACTCAAATCTCCCAATAATGATCTACACGTTCGGTTATGGGGGGCGAGTGGCTGGCCCAGCTACCACGGCCGTCCTCTCTGCTTACATAGCTACCAGGAAACGCAACGTACTCCTGATGGACTGGGAAGAAGAAGCTAAAAGTGGAATACTAGGAATAGCATTGGGATATGCTTTCTCCGTTGTTCCAAAGTCTAAgaag ATCGGGAAAGAAATGGGAGAGAGGCTGATAGACATTGTTGACGCTGGTTATAACATGACTCATGTACACTTGGTCGGGCACTCGCTCGGCGCTCACGTCATGGGGTTCGCCGGTAGAAGATCCAGAGAGAGTGGACACGTTGTACCAAG GATCACAGGTTTAGACCCGGCTCGAGCGCTCTTCGAAGGCACGTTCGCAGTCCTGCGCGGTCTGGACCGCACCTGCGCCAAGTTCGTGGACATCATCCACACGGACCCCAGGGGCTATGGCACCAGCGTTTCGACTGGCACTGTTGACATTTGGCCCAACTACTCGCCTGGGGGCACGCAGCCTGGCTGCTCCACTGGATCTCATTCCATGTTCACTCCTGAAG atACAGATTTCGAGCACAGAACACACAACATTACTGACATCTTAAAGGTGACAAACGTAAAGTATTTAAAGGAAATACTGCGGCATGTTTTGAGGAAGCCCA ATCTATGCAGCCACGATCGTTCGTGGCGGTACTACGTAGAAGCCATCGCGGCTCCCACCACGATCCTCGCAGCTGGAGCTCCTGATTACAAAACCTGGGCAACAAACTATGGCAAAACAAATCTGACGATATATTTGGGGGAATTGACCAGCACAAA TGCTGAAGGCAACTTCTACTTCTCAACAAATTCCGAGTCTCCGTTCAGCCGAGGACGCGAAGGTCTGAAGCCAAGCAGGACGAAACCCAAAGTCACAGGAAcaggaatttttatttaa
- the LOC115440623 gene encoding phospholipase A1 VesT1.02 has protein sequence MWVFLWILIFLCGSLQLSESVNFRCYRGSLNNYEIADMNNPQVFIKSGCINTGLRTYIYVFGFKTTPDDDTTQAILQAYIEKGYCNLLLLDWSKENYSSNMTIVDDAFFYSLAAGNSVVIGREMGNSLIILFNNGLNLLNAVLLGWSLGCPLLGEAGRYVMSQGIQIFQIKCLDPAKPGYGKPVPVMKPLDKKSAKIVFIIHTDVYYFGLNESHGTCDVYINQRPFIDGNNLQPGCPDRSINRACSHKRSIFCYLNAMQQPSTLIASAAANYWDWVAADGVSTNIVDIGNDDETDAEGNYYMTTNPSEPFGQSTAGLSE, from the exons ATGTGGGTGTTCTTGTGGATTCTAATCTTTCTTTgtg ggAGTTTACAGCTCTCAGAAAGCGTTAATTTTCGATGCTATAGGGG ttcaCTAAACAATTATGAAATTGCTGATATGAACAATCcccaagtatttataaaaagtggATGTATTAATACTGGTCTACGAACTTACATCTACGTCTTCGGGTTTAAAACAACGCCCGATGATGATACAACACAAGCCATCCTTCAAGCCTATATAGAAAAAGGATACTGTAATTTACTCCTTCTCGACTGGTCCAAAGAAAACTACAGTTCCAACATGACGATCGTGGATGACGCTTTTTTTTACAGCTTAGCTGCGGGAAATTCCGTTGTG aTCGGAAGGGAAATGGGAAATTCGTTGATAATTCTGTTTAATAATGGCTTGAATTTGCTGAATGCAGTGCTACTAGGATGGTCTTTAGGGTGCCCCTTATTAGGAGAAGCCGGGAGATATGTGATGTCCCAaggaatacaaatatttca AATCAAATGTTTGGATCCAGCGAAACCTGGTTATGGGAAACCGGTTCCAGTGATGAAGCCTCTAGACAAAAAAAGTGCTAAGATTGTATTCATCATTCACACTGATGTTTATTACTTTGGCCTGAACGAGTCGCACGGTACTTGCGATGTATATATTAACCAAAGACCTTTTATTGATGGCAACAATCTCCAACCAGGCTGCCCAGATAGAAGTATAAATCgtg CTTGTAGTCACAAACGGTCTATATTCTGTTATTTAAACGCTATGCAGCAACCAAGCACTCTGATCGCAAGTGCAGCTGCGAACTACTGGGACTGGGTCGCTGCCGATGGTGTCAGTACAAACATCGTCGATATAGGAAACGATGATGAGAC AGACGCCGAGGGTAATTACTATATGACCACCAATCCATCGGAACCATTCGGACAAAGCACGGCAGGATTAAgcgaataa